In one window of Nycticebus coucang isolate mNycCou1 chromosome 23, mNycCou1.pri, whole genome shotgun sequence DNA:
- the LOC128575874 gene encoding heterogeneous nuclear ribonucleoprotein A3-like, with translation MEGHDPKEPEQLRKLFIGGLSFETTDDSLREHFEKWGTLTDCVVMRDPQTKRPRGLGFVTYSCVEEVDAAMRAQPHKVDGRVVEPKRAVSREDSVKPGAHLTVKKIFVGGIKEDTEEYNLRDYFEKYGKIETIEVMEDRQSGKKRGFAFVTFDDHDTVDKIVVQKYHTINGRNCEVKKALSKQEMQSAGWQRGRGGGSGNFMGRGGNFGGGGGNFGRGGNFGGRGGYGGGGGGSRGSYGGGDGGYNGFGGDGGNYGGGPGYSSRGGYGGGGPGYGNQGGGYGGGGYDGYNEGGNFGGGNYGGGGNYNDFGNYSGQQQSNYGPMKGGSFGGRSSGSPYGGGYGSGGGSGGYGSRRF, from the coding sequence ATGGAGGGCCATGATCCAAAGGAACCAGAGCAGTTGAGAAAACTGTTTATTGGTGGTCTGAGCTTTGAAACTACAGACGATAGTTTAAgagaacattttgagaaatggggCACACTCACAGATTGTGTGGTAATGAGAGATCCCCAAACAAAACGTCCCAGGGGCCTTGGTTTTGTGACTTACTCTTGTGTGGAAGAGGTGGATGCAGCAATGCGTGCTCAACCACACAAGGTTGATGGGCGTGTTGTGGAACCAAAGAGAGCTGTTTCTAGAGAGGATTCTGTAAAGCCTGGGGCCCATCTCAcagtgaagaaaatttttgttggtggtatTAAAGAAGATACAGAAGAATATAATTTGAGAGACTACTTTGAAAAGTATGGCAAGATTGAAACCATAGAAGTTATGGAAGACAGGCAGAGTGGAAAAAAGAGAGGATTTGCTTTTGTAACTTTTGATGATCATGATACTGTTGATAAAATTGTTGTTCAGAAATACCACACTATTAATGGGCGTAATTGTGAAGTGAAAAAGGCCCTTTCTAAACAAGAGATGCAGTCTGCTGGATGGCAAAGAGGTCGTGGAGGTGGATCTGGCAACTTTATGGGTCGGGGAGGAAActttggaggtggtggaggtaatTTTGGCCGTGGTGGAAACTTTGGTGGAAGAGGAGgatatggtggtggaggtggtggcagcagaGGTAGTTATGGAGGAGGTGATGGTGGATACAATGGATTTGGAGGTGACGGTGGGAACTATGGTGGTGGTCCTGGTTACAGTAGTAGAGGGGGCTATGGTGGTGGTGGACCAGGATATGGAAACCAAGGTGGCGGATATGGTGGTGGAGGATATGATGGTTacaatgaaggaggaaattttggaggtGGTAACTATGGTGGTGGTGGGAACTATaatgattttggaaattatagTGGACAACAGCAATCAAATTATGGACCCATGAAAGGGGGCAGTTTTGGTGGAAGAAGCTCGGGCAGTCCATATGGTGGTGGTTATGGATCTGGTGGTGGAAGTGGTGGATATGGTAGCAGAAGGTTCTAA